One stretch of Ornithinimicrobium ciconiae DNA includes these proteins:
- a CDS encoding NUDIX hydrolase translates to MATQTERAVLVRASGIVPWRRKGKKLQVALVHRPRYDDWSWPKGKLERGEEWVVAAARETLEETGLRVRLGTPLPTSWYGLGTKDGRPQLKQVRYWAGTVAGGDGALEHEIDEVCWLPADEARERLTYRRDREQLDALVDAQADGLLDTWTLLVVRHAHAVGRGSWDGPDPARPLSPVGVRRADRIVPLLEAYQPEHLLSSPSLRCTDTMAPYATASGLGLQTRKSLSEEGFTRSPDKALTRLDQVLARGEGTALCTHGPVFPGLLRALTNLAPQGRERTMLTRLARQGIDKGEVLAVHLAGIGPQATVVHLERHRPPA, encoded by the coding sequence GTGGCAACCCAGACCGAGCGGGCCGTGCTCGTGCGCGCCTCCGGCATCGTCCCCTGGCGTCGCAAGGGCAAGAAGTTGCAGGTCGCGCTCGTGCACCGGCCCAGATATGACGACTGGTCCTGGCCCAAGGGCAAGTTGGAACGTGGCGAGGAGTGGGTCGTCGCGGCGGCGCGCGAGACGCTCGAGGAGACGGGTCTGCGGGTGCGTTTGGGGACCCCGCTGCCCACCTCCTGGTACGGCCTGGGCACCAAGGACGGCCGCCCGCAGCTCAAGCAGGTGCGCTACTGGGCCGGCACGGTCGCCGGCGGCGACGGTGCCCTCGAGCACGAGATCGACGAGGTCTGCTGGCTCCCGGCCGACGAGGCCCGGGAACGTCTGACCTACCGCCGCGACCGGGAGCAGCTGGACGCCCTGGTCGACGCGCAGGCTGACGGCCTGCTCGACACCTGGACCCTGCTGGTGGTGCGTCACGCCCACGCGGTCGGCCGAGGCAGTTGGGACGGCCCTGACCCCGCGCGTCCGCTGAGTCCCGTCGGCGTGCGCCGGGCCGACCGGATCGTTCCCCTGCTCGAGGCCTACCAGCCGGAGCACCTGCTCAGCTCCCCGTCACTGCGCTGCACGGACACGATGGCGCCCTATGCCACGGCCTCGGGACTGGGTCTGCAGACGCGCAAGAGCCTGTCGGAGGAGGGCTTCACCCGCTCGCCCGACAAGGCGCTCACGCGCCTGGACCAGGTCCTCGCCCGCGGCGAGGGGACCGCGCTGTGCACCCACGGGCCCGTCTTCCCGGGTCTGCTCCGGGCGCTCACGAACCTGGCGCCTCAGGGGCGCGAGCGGACGATGCTGACCAGGTTGGCGCGGCAGGGCATCGACAAGGGTGAGGTGCTGGCCGTGCACCTGGCGGGTATCGGCCCGCAGGCCACGGTGGTGCACCTGGAGCGGCACCGGCCACCCGCCTGA
- a CDS encoding RNA degradosome polyphosphate kinase, with protein MTANPRAVPDIVESSSVVPLPTIRPQRARAANGRFVSASASAWGQSDDHAEEPLPADRFLDREVSWLQFNERVLQLAADPHVPLLERTRFLAIFASNLDEFFMVRVAGLKRRIATGIATRSASGLEPREVLEEISVGAHELMEQHARLYREIIGPALGGEGITLARWDELTEEEQSRLGDMFRSTVYPVLTPLAVDPAHPFPYISGLSLNLAVILNNPQTGREHFARVKVPPLLPRFIELPGVDDLYTTRYVLLEELIAAHLRFLFPGMEVHETYTFRVTRNEDLEVEEDDAENLLTALEKELTRRRFGPPVRLEVERDMDDHVLDLLTRELRVHHSEVYRLPTPLDLTALNTIADLDRTELSYPNFLPSTHPELAPVERSAPSDILRAMRAGDVLLHHPYDSFSTSVQAFIEQAAADPHVLAIKQTLYRTSGDSPIIDALIDAAAAGKQVLAVVEIKARFDEENNISWARKLEHAGVHVVYGMVGLKTHAKLCLVVRQEEGVLRRYCHVGTGNYNPKTARLYEDLGLLTCDDAIGEDLTRLFNQLSGMAPKSKFKRLLVAPRSVRSGLVERIDAEAARGKDGSVRIKVNSIVDEAVVDALYRASMAGARVDVWVRGICALRPGVPGLSETMRVRSVLGRFLEHSRVFAFGTGKTASVYIGSADMMHRNLDRRVEAMVPITDRDQVKHLLTIFDRVMTDEVASWHLGEDGQWHRHHLDADGIPLADIQFELIDSYSRRRRPGRRR; from the coding sequence ATGACCGCCAATCCCCGCGCCGTCCCGGACATCGTGGAGTCCTCCTCCGTCGTGCCGCTGCCGACGATCCGCCCGCAGCGGGCGCGCGCAGCCAACGGTCGCTTCGTCAGTGCCAGCGCCTCCGCGTGGGGACAGTCGGACGATCACGCCGAGGAGCCGCTGCCCGCCGACCGATTCCTGGACCGGGAGGTATCCTGGCTGCAGTTCAACGAGCGGGTCCTGCAGTTGGCCGCCGATCCGCATGTGCCGCTGCTGGAGCGCACCCGATTCCTGGCGATCTTTGCCAGCAACCTCGATGAGTTCTTCATGGTCCGGGTCGCCGGTCTCAAGCGTCGCATCGCCACCGGGATCGCCACCCGCTCGGCCTCCGGTCTGGAGCCTCGCGAGGTGCTGGAGGAGATCTCCGTGGGCGCCCATGAGCTGATGGAGCAGCACGCCCGGCTCTACCGGGAAATCATTGGCCCGGCCCTGGGCGGGGAGGGCATCACGCTGGCGCGGTGGGACGAGCTCACCGAGGAGGAGCAGAGCCGGCTGGGAGACATGTTCCGCAGCACCGTCTATCCGGTGCTCACCCCGCTCGCGGTCGACCCGGCGCACCCCTTCCCCTACATCAGCGGGCTCTCGCTCAACCTGGCGGTGATCCTCAACAACCCGCAGACCGGCCGGGAGCACTTCGCCCGCGTCAAGGTGCCACCGTTGCTCCCCCGCTTCATCGAGCTGCCGGGCGTCGACGACCTCTACACCACCCGCTACGTGCTGCTCGAGGAGCTCATCGCCGCCCACCTGCGCTTTCTGTTTCCCGGCATGGAGGTGCACGAGACCTACACCTTCCGGGTCACGCGCAACGAGGACCTGGAGGTTGAGGAGGACGACGCCGAGAACCTGCTGACCGCGCTGGAGAAGGAGCTGACCCGCCGCAGGTTCGGCCCACCGGTGCGGTTGGAGGTCGAGCGGGACATGGACGACCACGTCCTGGACCTGCTGACCCGCGAGCTGCGGGTCCACCACAGCGAGGTCTATCGCCTTCCGACCCCGCTGGACCTGACGGCGCTCAACACCATCGCCGACCTGGACCGCACCGAGCTGAGCTATCCCAACTTCCTGCCCTCGACCCACCCGGAGCTGGCACCGGTGGAACGCTCCGCTCCGAGCGACATCCTGCGGGCGATGCGCGCCGGGGACGTGCTGCTGCACCACCCCTACGACTCCTTCTCCACCTCGGTGCAGGCCTTCATCGAGCAGGCAGCCGCTGACCCGCACGTGCTGGCCATCAAGCAGACGCTCTATCGCACCAGCGGCGACAGCCCGATCATCGACGCCCTCATCGACGCCGCGGCAGCGGGCAAGCAGGTGCTGGCCGTCGTGGAGATCAAGGCCCGCTTCGACGAGGAGAACAACATCTCGTGGGCCCGCAAGCTCGAGCACGCCGGTGTGCACGTCGTCTATGGGATGGTCGGCCTCAAGACGCACGCCAAGTTGTGCCTGGTCGTGCGTCAGGAGGAAGGCGTGCTACGCCGCTACTGTCACGTGGGCACCGGCAACTACAACCCCAAGACGGCCCGGCTCTATGAGGACCTCGGCCTGCTGACCTGCGACGACGCGATCGGAGAAGACCTGACGCGGCTGTTCAACCAGCTCTCCGGGATGGCCCCCAAGAGCAAGTTCAAGCGACTGCTTGTGGCGCCGCGCTCGGTGCGCAGCGGACTGGTCGAGCGGATCGACGCCGAGGCGGCCAGGGGCAAGGACGGGTCCGTCCGGATCAAGGTCAACTCGATCGTCGACGAGGCGGTCGTCGATGCCCTCTACCGCGCTTCGATGGCCGGGGCGCGGGTCGATGTGTGGGTGCGTGGCATCTGCGCCCTGCGTCCGGGTGTCCCAGGGCTGTCGGAGACGATGCGGGTCCGCTCCGTGCTCGGGCGCTTCCTCGAGCACTCCCGGGTCTTCGCCTTCGGCACCGGCAAGACCGCGAGCGTCTATATCGGCTCGGCTGACATGATGCACCGCAACCTGGACCGCCGCGTCGAGGCCATGGTGCCGATCACGGACCGCGACCAGGTCAAGCACCTGTTGACGATCTTCGACCGGGTGATGACCGACGAGGTCGCCAGCTGGCACCTGGGGGAGGACGGCCAGTGGCACCGTCACCACCTCGACGCCGACGGCATCCCGTTGGCCGACATCCAGTTCGAGCTCATCGACTCCTACAGCCGGCGGCGCCGTCCGGGCCGACGGCGCTGA